One Natrinema longum genomic window, GGACGAACGGTCGAAGCGGTGGGCGGCGAACCGGTCCAGAGTCCGGAGTTCGACTTCGGGACGGCCGTCCAGGATCCGGCGGAGTTCATCGCCACCGCCGCCACGCTCGAGGATATCGGCGTCTCGGCGTACGCCGGTGCCGCGCCGTATATCGATACGTTCGAACTCGTCGCGCCGGCACTGAGTATCCACAGCGTCGAGGCACGACACGCCTCGTTCCTCCGGGAGCTCAACGGCGAGATCGGGTTCCCGGCGGCGTTCGACGATCCGCGCTCCAAATCGGAGGTCTTGGAGCTGGCGAGTGGGTTCATCGTAGACTAGGGAGCGACACGCGTTCACTCCCCTGTGCGGTATTTTTTCCGCGGGTCCGAAATCGCTCGATCCGCCGGCCGTGCTGAGCGCCAGCGAATACCCTCAGTTCCGCCCGCTCACGTCTCGCCAGTCGGGTGCCGTCGAGTACTTCGCGTCCGAAAGCTCGTCGAACGCCGCGTAGACGACCTCGTTCAGCGCAGGATGGACGTGGACCGGATCGGCGACGTCCGCGACGGTGCCGCCGCCGTCCATCGCGACGACGACCTCGTGAATCAGCGTCGACGCCTGCGGGCCGACGACGTGACAGCCCAGAATGTCGCCGTCTGGCGCGGCGAGCGCCTTCACGAATCCGTCGTCGGCTTCGAGGATCATCCCCATCGGCGCGGCGTCGTAGGGGACGGTGACGGCCTCGTACTCGCGACCGTCGGCCGCGAGCGCGGCCTCCGTTCGGCCGACGCTGGCAACCCGCGGTTCGGTGAAGATCGCGTGAGGCATCGCCCCGTAGTCGACCGTCCGGCCGGCGTCGTCGAGGACGTTTTCCGTCACGATACGGGCCTCGTAGTCGGCCGTGTGCTTGAACGGCTGGTCGCCGAGGACGTCGCCCAGCGCCCAGACGCCGTCGACGGTCGTCTCGAGGTGCCCGTCGGTCTCGATGTACCCCTTCTGGTCGGTCTCGACACCCGCGGTTTCGAGGTCGAGCGTGTCCGTATTCGGCCGTCGGCCAGTCGCCACCAGGAGTTCGTCGGCGGTGAGTTCGACCGCGTCACCGTCGTCGCTCGGTTCCGCAGTGACGACGACCGACCCGTCGTCCTGACGCACCGCCGTGGCCTCGTGGTCGGTGTAGACGTCGCAGTAGGCCCGCATCGAATCCGTGACGACCGCACTGACGTCGCCGTCCTCGCCGGGAACCAGCCGGTCGCTGCGACCGACGATCGACACCTCGGTCCCGA contains:
- a CDS encoding dihydrolipoyl dehydrogenase, with the protein product MERYDIVVLGGGSGSQVATAVAEQGLEAAVVEPGPLGGACITRGCVPSKALIHRADVVTDVRSADEFGVDARLNGVDYGEITASIHETVFEKADAQESTLRNSETVTLYRGEGRFVDDRTIAIEPNAAEDGPQELSGHTVVIAVGGRPMVPSIEGLEDVDFHTSDDVLFLAERPDELVIVGGGYIGVELGYFFGALGTEVSIVGRSDRLVPGEDGDVSAVVTDSMRAYCDVYTDHEATAVRQDDGSVVVTAEPSDDGDAVELTADELLVATGRRPNTDTLDLETAGVETDQKGYIETDGHLETTVDGVWALGDVLGDQPFKHTADYEARIVTENVLDDAGRTVDYGAMPHAIFTEPRVASVGRTEAALAADGREYEAVTVPYDAAPMGMILEADDGFVKALAAPDGDILGCHVVGPQASTLIHEVVVAMDGGGTVADVADPVHVHPALNEVVYAAFDELSDAKYSTAPDWRDVSGRN